The sequence GAACCACGGCAATTCAGTTTCGTTAGAGTGGCAGCTATAGCAAGAGTGCTTGAGTATTGCCTTGACCTCAGGAGGAGCCTGTATATCAGCGCTTACCGGTGGATTCTTCAGTTCAGGCCGGACGAACTGAAGTCCCGCGAAAATGAGCACTCCAATCCCGAAGAATCGAAGCAGCATCGGAAGGTACGGAGCCTTTGGCATAGAACGGTTCTACAAATAGCTAAGTGTGGGGTATCTAAGCAACAGGTTGACTCCTGTTCACCCGCCTCCTAAAGTCCCGACGAGAGGCACCGAGGTAGTCACGCCTCCGTGCTCTGGTAAAGACGGGAACCCATTTTTCCCTGCGCCCAAGCTTGAGGGCGGAAACTTGGTTTGTAACCAACCGGATGCCTGCCACTCAGGCCCGGGCGCACCTGAACTTTTCAGAGATCGGAGCTCTTCCCGAAGTGCAGCAAAAGTCGGCCTATTCGACGCCTTCAATCAGATTCGGCTAGTGCGATGCTTCCCCCGAGATATCAGACGGTACATTCGGACTCGGTTGTCACTCTGGAACAGCTGGCCATTCTGCGGAAGTATCTAACAACTCTATCGCTGGACTCTCAGGCCACCCCCTCCCAGGCTAAGGCAGCAGACGGCGAATACATGCGGTGGATCGAAGGTTGTGGAAACATTCGCACCGTTCAGAGCATGCTTGCCGAAGTGCCCTTCCATCCAGAGTACAAGACGTGGAAACAGATCAGCAGCACGGAGAGCGCTTCGCGAAAATCCTGCACCACGCTGCAGGCTGCTCTTCAGGCGCTGGTCTCACAAAAACCAAGCTGAGCCTGCACTCACGCCACCACATGAAAGAGACGTAACGATATGAGCCGCATTTTCATCGCCAGATCTTCAGACGGACTTGGACTGATGGTGGCGCAATTGTTACTCGAACAGGACCACTCCGTCGTCTTACATGCGCGCAGTGTCCAACGCGCTGAAGCAGCCCATCGCAGACTTCTTGGGGCCGAAGCCATCGTCACCGGCGATCTCGCCAGCCTGCAACAGATGCGTTCGGTGGCAGATCAGGTCAACGTACTCGGGACCTTCGACGCCATCATTCACAACGTAGCTGTCGGCTACCGCGAACCGCGGCGCGTCGAACCGGAGGAACTTCGACACGTCATGCTCCAGAGCCATCAGCGGGCAGTTCACGACGGTCACGGAGTAACCCTCTTCTTCGAGGAGAACTGCCCTGGCTTCAGGGCCGCTGACATCATCGTCGACGCAGAGACTGCAATATCTTTCACTCATGCGGCATTCGTTTCGATAAATCCGGTGGACGTTGAACACACGCCAGAGCTTTCGGGTCGATTCCACAAGGTAGATATTTTGCCTTTTCAAGACGTGCGCGGATCTTCGATCTTGCGCGAAGAAGACGCGATTTTACTGCTGATTCGGAGATACCCAGCATCTTCGCGATCTGAGCTACAGAAGCGTTTTCTCGATAGCGGATCTGCACTACAACTCGAAGAATTGGCGGCAAATATCGAATCGCGCGGATGCACTCATTTTCCAAAGCATTCGAGATGCAGGCTTCTTCGGGATTATGCGCGGTCTCCGTGGGTTCAGGTAACTTAAAGTCGTCTCGATCAACACCACCCTCAAGGCTGAACACATAATGTGAACGTTTCTTCCGTGACAACATCAAAGCGGAATTGATCGCGATTCGAGTGAGCCACGAGGAAAAGGAGCTTCGTCCTTCAAATGTCCCGATATGGACATATGCCTTCAACAAGGTCTCCTGTAACGTGTCTTCAGCATCTGCAACGTTGCGCGTAATCCTTAGAATCGTCCGAAGAAGTTGTTTTGAATGTCGACGGCACAGCTCTGCGTATGCCTGATGGTCTCCGTCTTTGGCAGCAGCGACCAAGAAGATATCGGAGGTATCGGCCGTGATTCCGATAGGCGATCCTTTTGCGACATAAGCCAGCATGTGTGGAGTTTGGCCCGGATCCACTCCTGCATAGGCTGACGAAGTTGATATATCCATCGAATGTGCTCCCGAGTGATTTATTAGTCATTACTCCCGTCTGCCGCTTCCTCATCACGTCCACAGAGTTATATCCGTAGGT is a genomic window of Acidicapsa acidisoli containing:
- a CDS encoding heme-binding domain-containing protein, with translation MPKAPYLPMLLRFFGIGVLIFAGLQFVRPELKNPPVSADIQAPPEVKAILKHSCYSCHSNETELPWFDRLVPAY
- a CDS encoding RNA polymerase sigma factor, with translation MDISTSSAYAGVDPGQTPHMLAYVAKGSPIGITADTSDIFLVAAAKDGDHQAYAELCRRHSKQLLRTILRITRNVADAEDTLQETLLKAYVHIGTFEGRSSFSSWLTRIAINSALMLSRKKRSHYVFSLEGGVDRDDFKLPEPTETAHNPEEACISNALENECIRAIRYLPPILRVVVQIRYRENASVAQIAKMLGISESAVKSRLLRARSKIRARLEKAKYLPCGIDPKALACVQRPPDLSKRMPHE